From the genome of Pararhizobium sp. A13, one region includes:
- a CDS encoding TRAP transporter large permease subunit: MTVTIFLGALLGPMALGVPIAFALIISGVALMMYLGLFDAQIVAQNVLNGADSFPLMAVPFFLLAGEVMNTGGLSRRIVDLAMAMVGHIRGGLGFVAIFAACILSSLSGSAVADAAALGALLFPMMLKSGHDPARTGGLLASASIIGPIIPPSIGFILYGVVGGVSITKLFLAGIFPGLMIAAALCVTWLFVARKEQFALPAKQSGAVRLKAFLDSIWALMLPLIIIVGLKFGVFTPTEAGVVAAVYSLFVSMVIYRELPPAKVFHVFVAAAKITAVVMFLVACAAVSAWLITVADVPGDLARLVEPLMDNQTLLLLAIMGLVVLVGTAMDMTPTILIMTPVLMPIIKQAGIDPVYFGVIFIINNAIGLITPPVGTVLNVICGVSKLNMEELMKGVMPFLIAELIVLLLLVLFPQLVTVPVSWLGH, translated from the coding sequence ATGACCGTCACGATTTTTCTCGGCGCCTTGCTTGGTCCCATGGCGCTTGGTGTGCCAATTGCCTTCGCGCTGATCATCAGCGGCGTCGCCCTGATGATGTATCTCGGCCTGTTCGACGCCCAGATCGTCGCGCAGAACGTCCTGAACGGCGCCGACAGTTTTCCGCTGATGGCTGTGCCGTTCTTCCTTCTGGCCGGTGAAGTCATGAATACGGGCGGCCTGTCTCGCCGCATTGTCGATCTCGCCATGGCGATGGTCGGCCATATTCGCGGCGGCCTCGGTTTCGTGGCGATCTTCGCTGCCTGCATCCTTTCCAGCCTGTCCGGCTCGGCAGTGGCGGATGCAGCCGCTCTCGGCGCATTGCTTTTCCCGATGATGCTGAAATCGGGCCATGACCCGGCGCGCACGGGTGGCCTCTTGGCTTCGGCCTCGATCATCGGCCCGATCATCCCACCGTCGATCGGTTTCATCCTCTATGGCGTGGTCGGCGGCGTTTCGATTACCAAGCTGTTCCTCGCCGGCATTTTTCCCGGCTTAATGATCGCGGCTGCCCTGTGCGTCACTTGGCTGTTCGTTGCCCGCAAGGAGCAGTTCGCTCTGCCCGCAAAGCAAAGCGGTGCGGTGCGGCTGAAGGCATTCCTCGACAGCATCTGGGCGCTCATGCTGCCGTTGATCATCATTGTCGGGCTGAAGTTCGGCGTCTTCACCCCGACGGAAGCTGGCGTCGTCGCAGCGGTCTACTCTCTCTTTGTCTCGATGGTGATCTACCGCGAACTGCCGCCCGCCAAGGTATTCCACGTTTTCGTGGCGGCGGCGAAGATTACCGCGGTCGTGATGTTCCTGGTCGCCTGCGCTGCCGTTTCCGCCTGGCTGATCACGGTGGCGGACGTGCCCGGCGATCTGGCAAGGCTCGTCGAACCCCTGATGGACAACCAGACGCTCCTGCTGCTCGCGATCATGGGCCTGGTCGTCCTCGTCGGCACCGCCATGGACATGACGCCGACCATCCTCATCATGACGCCGGTGCTGATGCCGATCATCAAACAGGCGGGCATCGATCCGGTCTATTTCGGCGTCATTTTCATCATCAACAATGCGATCGGCCTGATCACGCCGCCGGTCGGCACGGTCCTGAACGTGATCTGCGGTGTCTCCAAACTCAACATGGAAGAGCTGATGAAGGGTGTGATGCCCTTCCTGATCGCCGAACTGATCGTGCTTCTGCTGCTCGTCCTGTTCCCGCAACTGGTGACCGTGCCGGTTTCCTGGCTCGGACACTAA
- a CDS encoding TRAP transporter substrate-binding protein yields the protein MLNRLMKLALGLAVPFALLTAGPAFAEIREHQLKFAAANNKGHPQVTGMEKFAELVSAKSGGKIEVKLFPGGVLGGDVQTVSALQGGVIEMTVLNAGILAGNVKEFGAVDLPFLFNSGEEADKVMDGAFGTGLMERLPDTGLVGLAYWELGFRNLTNNRHPVTKLEDIKGLKIRTIQSPIPIELFNTLGANAVPLPYTELYTALETGTVDGQENPAANILNAKFYEVQKYMTVTRHQYNPQIVLISKKFWDGLNDEEKAVFQSAATEARDYQRKVSRELDAKAIADIKATGMEVSELPAEETQKLRDAVKPVIEKFSTEIGADTVAALFKEIDTLRGQ from the coding sequence ATGTTGAATAGATTGATGAAATTGGCCCTTGGCCTTGCCGTGCCGTTCGCATTGCTCACCGCCGGGCCGGCGTTTGCCGAAATCCGTGAGCACCAGCTCAAATTCGCTGCCGCCAATAACAAGGGCCACCCGCAGGTGACCGGCATGGAGAAATTTGCCGAACTGGTCTCGGCAAAAAGCGGCGGCAAGATCGAAGTCAAGCTCTTCCCCGGCGGCGTGCTGGGTGGCGACGTCCAGACCGTCTCGGCGTTGCAGGGCGGCGTGATCGAGATGACGGTGCTGAACGCCGGTATTCTCGCTGGCAATGTCAAGGAGTTCGGTGCAGTTGACCTGCCCTTCCTCTTCAACAGCGGCGAGGAAGCCGACAAGGTCATGGACGGCGCTTTTGGCACCGGCCTGATGGAACGCCTGCCTGACACCGGCCTGGTTGGCCTTGCCTATTGGGAGCTCGGCTTCCGCAATCTCACCAACAACCGCCATCCGGTCACCAAACTTGAGGATATCAAGGGCCTGAAAATCCGCACGATCCAGTCGCCGATCCCGATCGAGCTGTTCAACACCCTTGGCGCCAATGCGGTACCGCTGCCCTATACCGAGCTCTACACCGCGCTCGAAACCGGCACGGTGGATGGCCAGGAAAACCCTGCTGCCAACATCCTCAACGCCAAGTTCTATGAAGTGCAGAAGTACATGACGGTGACCCGTCACCAGTACAACCCGCAGATCGTGCTGATCAGCAAGAAGTTCTGGGACGGCCTCAACGACGAGGAAAAGGCTGTCTTTCAGTCGGCGGCCACGGAGGCCCGCGACTATCAGCGCAAGGTTTCGCGCGAACTCGACGCAAAGGCGATCGCGGACATCAAGGCGACCGGCATGGAAGTCAGCGAACTTCCGGCTGAAGAGACGCAGAAGCTGCGCGATGCGGTCAAGCCGGTGATCGAAAAGTTCAGCACCGAAATCGGCGCCGATACCGTCGCTGCGCTGTTCAAGGAAATCGACACCCTGCGTGGACAGTAA
- a CDS encoding shikimate dehydrogenase, whose translation MTETLLKPLKAGLIGAGIQASLTPAMHMREGAAQGLPYEYELIDLNQRGAAPADLPQLLREAELNGLSGLNITHPCKQRIIPFLDELSDEARDLGAVNTVVLKGGRRFGHNTDWWGFAESFRRGLPDADLSSAVQLGAGGAGVATAYAILSLGLRSLTVFDREMDRADALATSMSTLFPDADVQAGTDLVSAMKAAAGLIHATPTGMEKYPGMPLSADMLEPRHWVAEVVYFPLETELLAEARRRGCSTLDGGGMAVFQAVGAFRLFTGREPDATRMLSHFKALTA comes from the coding sequence ATGACCGAGACACTCCTCAAACCGCTAAAGGCCGGATTGATCGGCGCCGGCATCCAGGCGTCGCTCACCCCTGCCATGCATATGCGCGAAGGCGCGGCACAGGGCTTGCCCTATGAATATGAGCTGATCGACCTCAACCAGCGCGGCGCAGCGCCCGCGGACCTGCCGCAGCTCTTGCGGGAGGCGGAACTCAATGGTCTTTCCGGACTGAATATCACCCATCCCTGCAAGCAGCGCATCATCCCCTTCCTCGATGAGCTGTCGGACGAAGCCCGCGATCTCGGCGCCGTCAACACGGTCGTGCTGAAGGGCGGTCGCCGCTTTGGCCATAACACCGACTGGTGGGGGTTTGCCGAAAGCTTTCGCCGTGGCCTGCCCGATGCGGATCTGTCGTCTGCCGTGCAGCTTGGTGCCGGCGGTGCGGGCGTCGCCACGGCCTATGCGATCCTCTCGCTCGGTCTAAGGTCGCTCACCGTTTTCGACCGGGAAATGGACCGCGCCGACGCGCTGGCCACGAGCATGTCCACCCTTTTCCCGGATGCGGACGTCCAGGCTGGAACCGATCTCGTTTCTGCCATGAAAGCGGCCGCCGGCCTGATCCACGCGACACCAACGGGCATGGAGAAATACCCGGGAATGCCGCTTTCCGCAGACATGCTGGAACCCCGTCATTGGGTCGCCGAGGTCGTTTACTTCCCCCTGGAGACCGAGCTCCTTGCTGAGGCCAGGCGGCGCGGCTGCAGCACGCTCGATGGCGGTGGCATGGCCGTTTTCCAGGCCGTGGGCGCCTTCCGCCTGTTTACCGGACGCGAACCAGATGCCACCCGCATGCTCTCTCATTTCAAGGCATTGACCGCCTGA
- a CDS encoding bifunctional sugar phosphate isomerase/epimerase/4-hydroxyphenylpyruvate dioxygenase family protein, producing MKTSIATVSLSGDLRDKLDAIAKAGFDGVEIFENDFLVFDESPRQVGRIVRDYGLEITLFQPFRDFEGMPEPLRTRTFDRAERKFDLMQEMGTDLVLVCSNVSSAAIGGLDRAAADFHELGERAAKRGLRVGYEALAWGRHINDHRDAWEIVRRADHPNIGLILDSFHTLSRRIDVNSIRSIPKEKIFIIQLADAPLIDMDLLYWSRHFRNMPGEGDLPVLDFMRAVAATGYDDYLSLEIFNDQFRGGSPKAIALDGYRSLLYLGDQVRRAEPESLLAVPDMPARAAVEGVAFIEFAIDEGEAPQLEALIATLGFRKAAKHKTKNVAVFRQGDINLVVNTESRGFAASSYLVHGTSAYAMGLLVDDARAAHSRAVALGAEPFAQPLDPGEIEMPAVRGVGGGIVYFLDRKSALARIWDVEFEPMENTSTVSPAGLEVIDHVAQTMQYDELLTWLLFYTSLLEAHKTPVVDIIDPSGIVRSQVVENSAGSLRITMNGAENRNTLAGRFIAETFGSGIQHLAFRTDDIFATAASLSANGFVSLAISPNYYDDLEARFGLDPQMSEQLRTHNILYDRDEHGEYFQLYSPTFGEGFFFEIVERRGYRGYGAANAIFRIAALRKHLRPAGMPRT from the coding sequence ATGAAGACTTCGATCGCAACCGTCTCACTCAGCGGTGATCTGCGCGACAAGTTGGACGCCATTGCCAAAGCCGGCTTCGACGGCGTCGAGATCTTCGAGAATGATTTCCTGGTGTTCGACGAAAGCCCCCGACAGGTGGGCCGGATCGTGCGCGACTACGGGCTGGAGATCACGCTGTTCCAGCCTTTCCGCGACTTCGAGGGCATGCCGGAGCCGCTCAGAACCCGAACCTTCGACCGGGCCGAGCGGAAATTCGACCTGATGCAGGAAATGGGCACGGACCTCGTTCTCGTCTGTTCCAACGTCTCGTCTGCTGCGATCGGCGGCCTGGACCGTGCAGCAGCGGACTTCCATGAACTCGGCGAACGGGCGGCCAAACGCGGCTTGCGCGTCGGTTATGAAGCACTCGCCTGGGGCCGCCACATCAACGACCATCGCGACGCCTGGGAGATCGTGCGTCGGGCCGATCACCCGAACATCGGCCTCATCCTTGACAGCTTCCACACGCTCTCGCGCAGGATTGACGTCAACTCGATCCGCTCGATCCCGAAGGAAAAGATCTTCATCATTCAGCTTGCAGATGCGCCGCTGATCGACATGGACCTGCTTTATTGGAGCCGGCATTTCCGTAACATGCCCGGCGAAGGCGACTTGCCTGTGCTCGACTTCATGAGGGCGGTGGCAGCAACCGGCTACGACGACTATCTCTCGCTCGAAATTTTCAACGACCAGTTTCGCGGTGGATCCCCCAAGGCGATCGCACTGGATGGCTATCGCTCGCTGCTCTATCTCGGTGACCAGGTGCGGCGTGCCGAACCCGAAAGCCTCCTCGCCGTGCCGGACATGCCGGCGCGAGCTGCCGTCGAAGGTGTCGCCTTCATCGAGTTTGCGATCGATGAAGGCGAAGCGCCACAGCTTGAAGCGCTTATTGCGACACTCGGGTTCCGCAAGGCAGCAAAGCACAAGACCAAGAACGTCGCGGTCTTTCGCCAGGGTGACATCAACCTCGTGGTGAACACGGAAAGCCGCGGGTTCGCCGCCTCCTCATATCTCGTACATGGCACGTCCGCCTATGCCATGGGTCTGCTCGTCGACGATGCGAGAGCGGCGCACAGCCGTGCGGTGGCGCTTGGCGCTGAACCGTTTGCGCAGCCGCTTGATCCCGGCGAGATCGAAATGCCGGCCGTGCGCGGCGTGGGCGGCGGTATCGTCTATTTCCTCGATCGCAAAAGCGCGCTTGCCCGCATATGGGATGTGGAATTCGAGCCCATGGAGAATACGTCAACGGTGTCGCCGGCGGGCCTGGAGGTGATCGACCATGTCGCCCAGACCATGCAATATGACGAACTGCTGACGTGGTTGCTCTTCTACACATCCCTGCTGGAGGCCCACAAGACGCCGGTTGTCGACATCATCGACCCATCGGGTATCGTGCGCAGCCAGGTCGTGGAAAATTCCGCAGGGTCGCTGCGCATCACCATGAATGGTGCCGAGAACCGCAATACCCTTGCCGGCCGCTTCATCGCCGAGACCTTCGGCTCCGGCATCCAGCACCTGGCCTTCAGGACCGACGATATCTTTGCGACAGCAGCGTCGCTCTCGGCAAACGGCTTTGTCTCTTTGGCAATCTCACCGAACTACTACGACGATCTCGAAGCGCGGTTCGGACTTGATCCGCAGATGAGCGAGCAGCTGAGGACGCACAACATCCTGTATGACCGGGACGAGCACGGCGAGTATTTCCAGCTCTACAGCCCGACCTTCGGCGAAGGCTTCTTCTTTGAAATCGTCGAACGCAGAGGCTATCGCGGCTATGGCGCCGCAAACGCAATCTTCCGCATCGCCGCGCTGCGCAAACATCTGAGGCCCGCGGGAATGCCGCGCACTTAG
- a CDS encoding SDR family oxidoreductase has translation MSDSYRVAVVTGATSGIGKAIVPMLRARGLTVYAVGRSREALEELADRSGAIPIQADVRNTASIVEALADVEVDILVNNAGILSSRAKFHQIEPADIDAMIDTNLKAPMHLTRAILPGMVERQRGHLIYIGSSGGRAPYPNMGAYGPSKAGISLFCDNLRCDLLGSSVRVSEIVPGRVQTELYRTSIPDGQAAALLYDEYRSIQPEHVARIINDVIDLPVYVDVARVEVFPTDQATGGGTMVKFPQK, from the coding sequence ATGTCTGATAGCTACCGCGTCGCCGTCGTCACCGGCGCGACCAGTGGGATTGGTAAAGCTATCGTGCCGATGCTTCGCGCCCGAGGTCTCACTGTCTATGCCGTGGGGCGCAGCCGCGAAGCGCTCGAGGAACTTGCCGACCGCTCCGGTGCCATCCCGATCCAGGCTGATGTGCGCAATACGGCCTCGATCGTCGAGGCATTGGCGGACGTGGAGGTCGATATCCTCGTCAACAACGCCGGTATCCTCTCGAGCCGGGCGAAGTTCCATCAAATTGAACCCGCAGACATCGATGCGATGATCGACACCAATCTCAAGGCGCCGATGCATCTTACCCGCGCCATTCTGCCTGGAATGGTCGAGCGTCAGCGCGGCCACCTGATCTACATCGGATCAAGCGGCGGCCGGGCACCCTATCCCAATATGGGTGCCTATGGTCCGTCCAAAGCAGGCATCAGCCTGTTCTGTGACAACCTCCGGTGCGATCTGCTCGGCAGCTCCGTGCGCGTGAGCGAAATCGTCCCCGGCCGCGTGCAGACCGAACTCTACCGGACATCGATCCCCGATGGTCAGGCCGCGGCCCTCCTTTATGACGAATATCGGTCGATCCAGCCCGAACATGTCGCGCGCATCATCAACGATGTGATCGATCTTCCCGTCTATGTCGATGTGGCGCGCGTCGAAGTGTTCCCCACCGATCAGGCGACAGGTGGCGGCACGATGGTGAAGTTCCCTCAGAAATAA
- a CDS encoding SDR family oxidoreductase, translating into MKNQTAVIVGGASGLGLTTAKLMISHGATKIGLIDRNEQLLASSAESLRALGAEEVAISVADIARAETAHRGFEEIVEKLGRLHVLVNSAAIYPRKHILEITDEEWDLENAINIKGTYHMMVAAVRHMRQYVNAPDVTGRIVNVTSVDAFKAHPQNAHYAATKAAVVSLTKSFAQECAKDQILVNSVAPAGFATDRAKELGFLPELARASALGRAAEPVEMAEWIVMMASSRNTYATGENVVISGGYIYV; encoded by the coding sequence TTGAAGAACCAGACCGCAGTTATTGTCGGGGGCGCTTCCGGGCTCGGACTGACGACCGCCAAACTGATGATTTCGCATGGGGCAACGAAAATCGGTCTTATCGACCGCAATGAGCAATTGCTTGCATCCTCTGCCGAGTCGCTTCGCGCTTTGGGTGCGGAGGAGGTCGCGATATCCGTGGCCGACATAGCGCGTGCTGAAACCGCCCATCGCGGCTTTGAGGAGATCGTTGAGAAATTGGGCCGCCTGCATGTGCTCGTCAACAGCGCTGCCATTTACCCCCGCAAGCACATTCTCGAGATTACTGATGAGGAATGGGATCTTGAGAACGCTATCAACATCAAGGGCACCTACCACATGATGGTCGCTGCCGTTCGGCACATGCGTCAATACGTGAACGCGCCGGACGTGACCGGGCGCATCGTCAACGTCACATCGGTCGATGCCTTCAAGGCTCATCCGCAGAATGCTCACTATGCTGCGACGAAAGCAGCGGTCGTCAGCCTCACCAAGTCCTTTGCGCAGGAATGTGCCAAGGATCAGATCCTCGTAAATTCTGTCGCGCCCGCGGGTTTCGCGACCGACCGCGCCAAGGAGCTTGGCTTTCTTCCGGAGCTTGCGAGGGCGAGCGCGCTTGGCCGTGCTGCCGAACCGGTCGAGATGGCCGAATGGATCGTGATGATGGCGAGCAGCCGCAATACCTACGCGACGGGCGAAAACGTCGTCATCAGCGGGGGTTACATTTATGTCTGA
- a CDS encoding FAD-binding and (Fe-S)-binding domain-containing protein — translation MIPRLDPTVDTALPPAGFFERLIEAGFGGEIETGEAGRTVFSTDNSIYQVKPAGIVFPKETADLKILATVLSEPAFSSISVAPRGGGTGTNGQSLTSGVVVDCSRHMNRILGIDPVRRIAHVEAGVVKDQLNKALKPYGLFFAPELSTSNRATIGGMISTDACGQGSCLYGKTSTHVLGLRVVLTDGSEWWSRPLSNETLNEIQVRPDRIGEIHRVAERIAREKRDLIAEIFPNLNRYMTGYDLAHLRREDGRFDLNAVLCGSEGTLALIAEAELNLLPIPAHTALVNIRYDDFNTALEDARSLVALKVASVETVDEKVLGLAKGDIVWTGIARFFPEDASRSVSGINIVEVLADDKDELSRKLAQVTSALDASADARHKGYTITCDHKEIEAIWSMRKRAVGLLGNVEGPVRPVAFVEDTAVPPENLAAYIREFRALLDAEGLSYGMFGHVDAGVLHVRPALDLTRQEHASLVRRVSDRVVALTRKYGGVLWGEHGKGIRSEYVPEFFGDLYPSLQDIKRAFDPDNRLNPGKIAAPSSEPLTKIDGVPLRGSLDRVIGDEIRAAFDNAAFCNGNGACFDFDETSPMCPSYKATRDRRYSPKGRASLMREWLRLLAKKGVDPLKEAEKARGTNMLISLMMRAWNSFSPVNRNDFSHEVRAAMDTCLACKACAGQCPVKVNVPAFRSKFLELYHTRYLRPVKDPIVAAIEGALPLMAELKPAYNAVVGSRSGKLLMRLVGLTALPSMAKSSVERETARLGVQLATLRRIERLSPQQRADAVVLVPDAFTTYFNPEVVLAALQLAKKLGFTPYLSVPHQNGKALHVHGYLGAFQKRAQRTIRYLDRLSDMGVALVGLDPSMTLTFRSEYRSLPAAQPRAHVLLPQEWLVAHLERLDAVTTATADERFRLMLHCTERTNAPASATQWATVFGKLGIHLDVADVGCCGMAGTFGHEVRNREISEKLYAMTWAQQIGETTDGEFVMATGYSCRSQVKEIDSRKIPHPVEVLNELALRPENSRPQGGMICDM, via the coding sequence ATGATTCCTCGCCTCGATCCAACTGTCGATACGGCCCTGCCTCCCGCCGGCTTCTTTGAGCGACTGATCGAGGCTGGCTTTGGCGGCGAAATCGAAACGGGCGAGGCGGGACGCACGGTCTTTTCGACCGACAATTCGATCTACCAGGTGAAGCCCGCTGGGATCGTTTTTCCCAAGGAGACGGCGGACCTGAAAATTTTAGCGACTGTGCTGTCGGAACCTGCTTTTTCGTCGATTTCGGTCGCGCCGCGCGGCGGCGGCACCGGCACGAATGGGCAATCACTGACCTCCGGCGTGGTCGTCGATTGCTCTCGCCACATGAACCGCATCCTTGGGATCGACCCGGTCCGCCGCATCGCCCACGTCGAGGCTGGCGTCGTCAAGGATCAGCTAAACAAGGCCCTGAAGCCTTATGGCCTGTTCTTCGCGCCGGAGCTTTCGACTTCGAATCGCGCCACCATAGGCGGCATGATTTCCACCGATGCCTGCGGTCAGGGCTCCTGTCTCTATGGCAAGACTAGTACCCACGTGCTGGGCCTGCGCGTGGTGCTGACGGACGGCAGCGAATGGTGGTCACGACCGCTCTCCAACGAGACGCTCAACGAAATCCAGGTCCGACCGGACCGCATCGGTGAAATTCACCGGGTTGCGGAACGCATCGCGCGGGAAAAGCGCGACCTGATCGCCGAAATCTTCCCGAACCTCAACCGGTATATGACAGGCTACGACCTTGCTCATTTGCGCCGAGAAGATGGCCGCTTCGACCTCAACGCCGTCCTCTGTGGCTCGGAGGGAACTCTGGCTTTGATCGCCGAAGCAGAACTCAACCTCCTGCCGATCCCTGCTCATACGGCTCTGGTCAATATCCGTTACGATGATTTCAACACGGCGCTCGAAGACGCTCGCTCGCTCGTGGCGCTGAAGGTCGCATCGGTGGAAACGGTGGACGAGAAGGTTCTCGGCCTGGCCAAAGGAGACATCGTCTGGACCGGAATCGCCCGCTTTTTCCCCGAGGATGCCTCCAGGTCCGTGAGCGGGATCAACATCGTCGAGGTTCTTGCTGACGACAAGGACGAGCTTTCGCGAAAGCTTGCCCAGGTGACCTCAGCGCTGGACGCAAGTGCGGACGCTCGGCACAAGGGCTATACGATCACCTGCGATCACAAGGAGATCGAAGCGATCTGGTCGATGCGCAAGCGCGCCGTCGGCCTGCTTGGCAATGTCGAGGGGCCTGTGCGCCCGGTCGCATTCGTCGAGGATACAGCAGTTCCCCCGGAGAACCTCGCCGCCTATATCCGCGAGTTCCGCGCTCTTTTGGATGCGGAAGGGCTTTCATACGGCATGTTCGGCCACGTCGACGCAGGCGTGCTTCATGTGCGCCCGGCACTTGATCTCACGCGCCAGGAACATGCATCGCTGGTACGCCGGGTCAGCGACCGCGTCGTGGCGCTGACCCGCAAATATGGCGGCGTGCTCTGGGGCGAACACGGCAAGGGGATCCGCTCGGAATATGTGCCGGAATTCTTTGGCGACCTCTATCCGAGCCTCCAGGACATCAAACGCGCATTCGACCCCGACAATCGGCTCAATCCCGGCAAAATCGCCGCTCCCTCCTCCGAGCCACTTACAAAAATCGACGGGGTGCCGCTCCGCGGGAGCCTCGACCGCGTCATCGGAGACGAAATCCGCGCCGCGTTCGACAATGCCGCCTTTTGCAACGGCAATGGCGCCTGCTTCGACTTCGACGAAACCAGCCCCATGTGTCCGTCCTACAAGGCGACGCGCGACCGGCGTTACTCACCAAAGGGTCGTGCGTCGCTGATGCGTGAATGGCTGCGGCTCCTCGCAAAAAAGGGCGTCGATCCCTTGAAGGAAGCCGAGAAGGCGCGCGGTACGAATATGCTCATCAGCCTGATGATGCGAGCCTGGAACTCCTTCAGTCCGGTAAACCGCAACGACTTCTCACATGAGGTGCGTGCGGCGATGGACACTTGTCTCGCCTGCAAGGCCTGCGCCGGCCAGTGTCCAGTCAAGGTAAACGTGCCTGCATTCCGTTCGAAATTCCTCGAACTCTATCACACGCGATATTTGCGCCCTGTGAAGGACCCGATCGTTGCTGCGATCGAGGGCGCCTTGCCACTGATGGCTGAGTTAAAGCCAGCCTACAACGCGGTCGTTGGTTCTCGCTCGGGAAAGCTGCTGATGCGGCTCGTCGGACTTACAGCGCTTCCTTCCATGGCGAAGTCCTCCGTCGAGCGGGAGACCGCGCGCCTCGGGGTGCAACTTGCCACATTGCGGCGTATTGAGCGTCTATCGCCGCAACAGCGTGCAGACGCCGTCGTCCTCGTGCCTGACGCCTTCACGACCTATTTCAACCCCGAAGTTGTCCTCGCTGCTCTGCAACTGGCGAAAAAACTGGGCTTTACTCCCTATCTTTCCGTTCCCCATCAAAACGGCAAGGCACTGCATGTGCACGGCTATCTAGGGGCTTTCCAGAAACGGGCCCAAAGGACAATCCGCTACCTTGATCGTCTGTCGGATATGGGCGTTGCCCTGGTTGGTCTCGATCCGTCGATGACACTGACGTTTCGTAGCGAATATAGGAGCCTGCCTGCCGCCCAGCCGAGGGCACATGTGCTCTTGCCGCAGGAATGGCTTGTCGCGCATCTCGAACGGCTCGACGCCGTGACGACAGCAACAGCTGACGAGCGTTTCAGATTAATGCTCCATTGCACCGAACGCACCAACGCGCCGGCGTCTGCAACACAATGGGCGACAGTATTTGGAAAGCTTGGGATCCACCTCGATGTCGCCGATGTCGGCTGCTGCGGCATGGCAGGGACTTTCGGCCACGAGGTCCGCAATCGTGAGATTTCCGAAAAACTCTATGCCATGACCTGGGCACAACAGATCGGCGAAACGACTGATGGAGAATTCGTTATGGCAACAGGCTACTCGTGCCGCTCTCAGGTCAAAGAGATCGACAGTAGAAAGATCCCTCATCCCGTTGAAGTGCTGAACGAACTCGCCTTACGGCCGGAAAACAGCCGTCCACAAGGTGGCATGATATGTGACATGTGA
- a CDS encoding FadR/GntR family transcriptional regulator has translation MSIITQRGNLAEIVVAKLTERIDSGLYTPGEKIPSSAQLCEEFGVSRTVVREALASLKVAGRVIARQGAGVYVTEKDAKVLNFEISRIEDIRSAMQILELRLGVEMQSVALAAARRTPEALAEIARAYDYLENLETDDAELEAQADFEFHLAIAKATRNPHFPHFLEAVKGEISFDLVLKHRQSARTYQTYLKKINKEHSVILAAITQGDPKAAKNALGLHLEESLNRYRAMLDEPASSELTE, from the coding sequence GTGTCGATTATTACGCAGCGCGGCAACCTTGCGGAAATAGTGGTTGCGAAGCTCACTGAACGTATCGACTCTGGTCTTTACACGCCAGGCGAGAAAATACCGTCCAGCGCGCAGCTTTGTGAAGAGTTCGGAGTTTCGAGGACCGTTGTCCGGGAAGCCCTCGCCTCCCTAAAGGTTGCAGGCCGGGTTATCGCACGGCAAGGAGCCGGCGTCTACGTCACCGAGAAGGACGCAAAAGTTCTCAATTTCGAAATTAGCCGGATCGAGGACATCCGGTCCGCCATGCAGATATTGGAACTGCGTCTTGGCGTCGAAATGCAATCCGTCGCTCTTGCTGCCGCTCGACGTACTCCTGAAGCCCTTGCCGAGATTGCAAGAGCCTATGATTATCTTGAGAACCTCGAAACGGACGATGCAGAACTGGAAGCCCAGGCTGATTTCGAGTTCCACCTTGCAATCGCCAAGGCGACGAGAAACCCACATTTCCCGCACTTTCTTGAAGCTGTGAAGGGCGAGATCAGCTTTGATCTGGTGCTAAAGCATAGACAGTCCGCGCGCACGTATCAGACCTATCTCAAGAAGATCAACAAGGAGCATTCCGTTATCCTGGCGGCGATCACCCAAGGCGATCCCAAGGCGGCAAAGAACGCCTTGGGACTTCACCTGGAAGAAAGCCTCAACCGCTATCGTGCGATGCTTGATGAGCCGGCTAGCAGCGAACTGACTGAGTAG